GATTATCCTGCTTCACAGGGCTTGTAAAGTTGATTAAATCAGTAACATCTTGACCTGCTACAGTAGTTGTCGAATTTCTCCTACATGGTATTGGAGGTGGTGCTAATATTGCAGTACTCTTTTGATTTGTGTTAATGGATCCTGGTCTTGGTCGACTTCTGCACTGGGATCTGTACATACCACATACAATAGATTATTTAACTTTACTTTCACATAATAAcgatatgtttttatttagataaaaatgatcataagtcaataaatattatcaagtataatatattttgtacaattaagagtaattaatgattaaaatcaGAAACATTGAgtgttgataaatatttacctTTCTCCCTGCGAGCCATCTGATTCTGATGTACTGTTTGTATTGCATACATTGTTTTGTGCAGTGCAAGATTGTTGTACATTATTAAACTGTGACTCCAACTTCTGTAATCTAAATCTTTCTAAGGCCAAACTTTCCAAACTGAGGGCTTGAGCCCGTTCCAAGTCTTCCTGAAACTGTCTTTCATGGTCAACCACCGCAGTCCTTTGGTCGCAGGCACTCCTACGTGACATCTAGAAACAGTGCAAAATTGCATTTAGTATACTTGTAGCATTGAACCATATATTTAGAATGTTACATTTATCATTAGAGCAACATTACTCCAATAATGTAATgtcatacacatacacatacatatacacacacatacacaaatgTACATTCAATATCACCCAAATAGAAGCACGTCAGCACATAATAAATCACATTCTAACCTATACAGAGAGATGTAATAACACTTGAAGACTTCTGCTTGTTATATAGCAAAGTGAACAATCATTCTGCTTGAGGGAGCCAGTTTTAGGAGCATCTATCGATTATTGTGCACTTCGACCGAGTTGCTTTGTGGCATCTTGTAAACATTACCGTGGGAATCTCGCGGACGGAATCGGGCAAAACGGATCTCCCTCGGGACTCACGGACTCCAGAATGCCTGAGCGATACGTACGCTACTGAGCacgaatgtaatgtataacACGCGTGCAGCGATAAGAACAGGAGCTACGCGATAATGCGTGGCGACTGCGTTTAAAAGGCCGCGTTATCACTTCCGTCATGTGCAACACGCGTATGTAAGATTCTTAAAATTGGTGGACTGCTCACCGTGGCATTATTCCCAAGGAAACGTTTTGCTGACAGGTGCTTTCGAAACGCGTTTCTCGCTCTTGTTCTTTCTCTGTCTGTTTTTCTTTCCCTCCGTCTTTCCTCTCGCTCGATTAACGGGTCCGCCACGCTTTTTTCGCACATGCGCGTCGAATGCATTGACTGCGAAATACTCAATTCGAGTAGAAAAGGGCATCATACGGTCCCCGCTTCGttgtttctaaaatttgtgcactaaaaatgttttaacacattgatattacattaatttcaaacaatttggATCGTACACATTATTCTTAGattatttatgcattataattGTCGCTTAAAAAAGATTGCACAGATGTTTTAGACGCGATGAGGCGTTCGTGGCCGTGAACAATGTCGACAAATGCATCATtacaaaaaagattattattattgaaagtGTCTCTAACAAGTAAATGCGCAGTTGGATCTTCGTACCGCGCGCTCCGATTAGTCGTTCCACCAACGAGCCTTATTTGATTACAGCCGATTCAATTTATGGAGTGCGTAGGATTGCGAACAGTTAGGAGTTCCGTTTTCATAGCACGTCGCGACAGACTATCTATATCTCCTCTTGTATATACGAGCGCATAGCAATACGTAGCTATGCTTGTAACTTACAatctatttgtttatattaggTGATCCACTACGAAGTTGTATCGACAATATTGAGAAGCTTatctctatttaaaaaatagttacatagtaagataaaaatgtttactactGTTCTATATTAGCAGATTAAGTATAACATTTGCGTGTGTTacgtacaataaaatttattttaataacgcagtatttaaaatcgtagcacatatatataaatatattttttataaatacaaaaataaaaagaacgctattttcatagaaaattaAAGCCGCTTTTAGAATTTACAGCATAAAATAACGAGGTCTCTcaaaaaaaaacgatagaaACTAAATTTACTTATAAGTAAACGAgccacttaataaataaaaattctaatcaatttatacaaaacaaaTGTCAGCTGATATTCCATCTTTGCCGAATTAAGCACGTTTATATATCATAGcacaattttatacataaaatatattaaatttaatatcccgagaaaaaatggtataatatggtcaaatgtaaatatatataattagttatgaaaagatctgataacatgtaatattatgATCATGTAAaatcacatataaaattacatatgttattagatctttccataattatacatatttgcatctgaccaattataccattttttctcggcattaaatattttaatacctTAAAagaaatgctttttttttaaatctacagATTTAGGAAACTGGAGTAATGGCGAGCCAAAATCCCTTCTCGCTTGTGGTCACGAGACTCCGTCTGCTGAATTTTATTGGCACGATCGATTTGTCGCAAATCTCGACCTGGTGATCCTTGAGGAACGATATTATCCCTATCTTGATTTGCAGCAACGCGAATCGCATTCCTGCAAAATAATCAAATGCGTCACTTGAGTGATTATGATGTATCGGTCACGGTAGCtgtttaataatgaattatcgCTTTCGAAGCAAGCGCTTATCAGAATGGATCGGAATTGGGACGGACGTTTTCTGCGAAAAGTTTTATGCGCATACTATCACGGTCGACGTCCTGTGTAATGCATAAATTTGCACGCTCAAGCAGATCCGCATCTTGtttcttgaataaataacTATTAACAGAATTATTGAACGATAAATTTCCCACATGACTTCCAGTGTGTAATTTCTTATGCGgcaatgattaataaaattaataagtgataaaaataacaagctAAACGTAATTCCAGAATGTTATTATGCTCTTAGTaagttaattagaaaataagaatGGCGAAATAACCGagataagaaagaaaacatAATCGATTAGATGATCGAGTGAGATAATAGCGTTTGTAAATTTCacagatataatttcttatcatCGCGAATAATTCAATTCGCTATTCTCAAGGTGGTCACCGGAATAACAAgcctttattttattttaaagacgCAAGCGTATGACGTAACGTCTCGTTGAGTCAGCATATTATAAATTCCGGATAGACTCCGCTTAATTTGTTATTCAGATAATTATACCATTTATAGCAGACTTTATTGTTGTGAATGGTTCATAGTGACAGCAGATTTTGGCGGTTTCAGAGAGGTTAGACATCTGctaataatattcagtttATATCGCTTTgagtttcatacaaaaatcTTGATTTTTACTGTGTTCGAAATGTTGAATTTTGTGCTAACCAAGCAGCATTTGCGggaggttttaattttctgctttAATTGGAAGAAAAGTGCAGCTGAAGCCCATCGAATGCTTGTCGAAGTTTATGGTGACACTGCTCCAACTGATAAATCATGTAGGGATTGGTTTCGACGTTTCAAGGATGGAGATTTCAGCGTTGAAGACAAGCCTCGCTCTGGACAGccaaaaaaattcgaagacaAAGAATTAGAGGCATTACTCGAAGAAGATCAGAGTCAAACGCAAGAAGAGCTTGCAGGATCATTGGGAGTAACTCAACAAGCCGTTTCTGTACGATTGAGAGCCATGGGAATAATACAAAAACTAAGAAATTGGGTGCCTTATGAACTCAAACCGAGAGACGTTGAAAGGCGATTTTTCACTTGCGAGCTGCTGATTCAAAGGCaacaagaaaaagattttttgcatCGGATTGTGACTGGAGATGAGAAGTGGATATTCTACGACAACCCCAAGAGGAAAAAATACTGCGCTAAGCCCGGTCAATCGTTGCCATCGACCTCAACATCAACATCAAAGCCGAACATTCATGGTTCGAAGATCATGCTCTGTATCTGGTGGGACCAAAAGGGTGTTGTTTACTATGAGCTGCTGAAACCTGGCGATTCCATTACGGGCGATCGGTATCGGCTTCAATTGGTTCGTTTGAGCCGTGCATTGCGAGAAAAACGGCCGGAATACGAGCAAAGACATGATAAAGTTATTCTTCTTCATGACAACGCTCGGCCTCATGTCGCAAaagtcgtaaaaaaatatttggaaacgCTCAAATGGGATGTTTTACCGCACCCGCCGTATTCTCCGGACATTGCTCCTTCTGATTACTGGTTGTTCCAAAAGATGCAGCACGATTTGGCAGGTCACCGGTTCACTTCTTTCGCAGAAATCGAAAATTGGCTCCAAACTTGGATCGCCTCCAAAGACGAGTCATTTTTTCGAGATGGAATTCAAAAATTGGTTGAGAGATGGGAAAAAGTAGTAGCCAGCGATGGACAATACTTAGATTAATCTGTTCAttcattttgttttgaaataaatgcatttttgaacACAAAAAAACGGACCAAACTAATTTGTACTCCTGATACAAGAATTAGAATCTAAGTAGTCGTGCGTACCTAAACAACGCGCAAGTCCAAAAGTCGCCGGAAGTACGTTTGGATAAGCGAAGTTGATTAACTTTGCTAAATTAGATCacttcgataaatttttaaatcatcaAATTTCGACGGAGTTTTCCTCATTTCGCCAAAGAGATCGTTaacattgataattatttttgttgttaaGGAAAaccatattattaataataaaaaaattattatatatcaaaaacTACACGATTTTTTGAAGACTTAAAGTCTTTCTTaagttcttatttttatatatacacttaAAATTCAACTTACAATACGCAGTAGAGAGTTTTAAGAAATATGAGAAAGGCTGagagagaataaataaaaatcggtACCTATGCAATTTCGTGGCCCTTCTCCGAACGGCAGATACGTGTTAGGATGTCTCGTGCGTTTGTTCTCCTCCGTGAATCTCTCGGGATCGAATTTAGCTGGATTGGGATAATAATTCGGATCATGATGAAATCCATAAATCGGTATGATTACCCGCATGCCGGCTGGCAGCTCCACTTTGCTGTTCGGTATCTGGTACTTAAACGCGCACTTGCGTGAAAGCAGCGGGGCTGATGGATACTTTCTCAATGTCtctatgcattttataaatattttatttcaagttttGCCTGCAGCAAACTCACtcgaatatgaattttatctcATGAAAAGCGGAATATATATTCCATTTTCGCAATTTGTCAATAAATCGGCTAAAGATAATTATGTCTATCTTCAAATTTAACGACGAAACTCTTGGTTTTTTCGTTGCaatcatattaaattaacatcaaAAAGtcgcattaaatttttttccgttgaaataaattagtttttcgcgttttttttttttgcaaaaattccaTTTCTGTAAAACGCAGTAAAACGTTACGAACGTAGGAAAACGTGGTAACTAATGAAAATACGAGAGCGTCAGATTTAAATCTTATTACCTTCAGATTTCTCgtcaataatattactttgGATTCGTACCTAATATCACCATGTCGAGGTACTTCATCTCTTGTACCGTGTCGTAAGTTAATTTTCCACCTAGCGGCTTTATGGCGTTGCGGATCTCTCGCCTAGTCTTTTCTTGAATCTCCTGGTTTAAGGCAAGCTCATAAAGGCAGAATGCGATCGTGTTCGAAGATGTTTCGTAGCCAGCGGCAAAGAAAACAAATGCTTGCGCGGCAATAGCGTTCTCGTccaattctaaaaataatgttttcagctttatgtaaataaataacgtaCGACATTCGCGCGGAATATACGTGCAGTTTACCGATTTCCTTCGCCGCCTGGGCATCCTCGTCGCTGCAGATCTGCGCGCTTCCGGTCTCGTTCTCCACCGCGCCCTTGTTCTTCAGGTCGAGCAGCAGATCCATGAAATCGTGTCTCCTCACACCATTGCTCTCCCGCTGGCTGATCACCTGTGACACGACATCCTTGAAGAAGTGAGTGACGCTCGGGTCGATGACCTGCACGCCCAATAGCTTGTACAGCCTCGGCATCGCCGTACGTAGCATCCTCCAGAGGGTGGCTTTGTAGCTCGGCCTCGAGAGCTTCTTCGCCGCCTTGTGAAACTCGGACTCCTCGTTAGTTAATGCGTTTATCTGTATGCCGAAGGCGCAACTCCCGATGACGTCGATGGTAAACTTCGTCGCCAGTTCCCGTACTTCGACCGTGCGATCCGCGGCGCAGCTCGCGCTGATGAGCTTCTGCAGCTCCTCGCAGCACTCCACCAGCAGGTAAAACATCCGCTTCAGCTTGCCGGACGAGAAGGCGGGCGTTAATTTCGACCGCAGGCTCTTCCACTTGCGCCCTTCGAGGTGGAACAGGTGCTCGTTGAGCGGATCCTGACATGCGATTAAGGACGAACAGGATTATAAAACTTAGCGGcaaagtttttattgtaaacgtttaaaattgtcgattaaaattttgaaagaggaattattttttttccaaagaaaaaaagaaaataaagaacttCTAGTGACAGTGCTATGTACCTCGTTATTGATCGGAATCCCACGATACGGAAAGCAAGAGAAGTCCTTGATGCATATACTTTTCACCAGATCGGGATCGCGAAGGATCAACGCGGGCGATCTCACGCGAAAGACGCCGAAGAACCTTTCATCCTTGAACCATTGATACATCTCTTTGACGCCTTCCGGTAGCGACTGTCGAAATAGGAGCAGAGGACCGAAGTTTCCGACCAGCACAGTCGGCTTTTTGTATGGCACACCGCGACATTTCCAGAAATCGAAGGTCGCCGTGAGATAAAAGTACAGACTGCCGAGGACGAGTCCGATAAGCAGGAAAGGATGTAATAGTAGCGCCACGATAGCCAGCATCTTCAATTTCAACTCGATTTACAAGTTTGAAGTAGCTTCttcctaaaaataattttttttaaagataatttattatttttcctcaGTGTTAACTAATTATtagtacaaataatattctttagtTGTTATATTAAGGTGCATTGATTTAAGGTTGTTAAAGTCGCTGAATTGCAACCTTAGCGCAATGCAGGTGCGGCTGTTTGATTATCGAggtctatttttaaatttgttttctaaatGTACTCTTATGTTACACAAAAGAGCATGCAGACGAGAGATTATAACGCGTTCACACTTGTACTGCGTTTACATCAACAAATCCAGATTACACACGAGTATAGTGATACATACATAAACACTCGCACAGCTGTTTAATGGAGAGAGTTCTACGTGAGACCACTTCTTAACTCGTTGCTTTAACAAGAATATTCTCTCAGCGAAGATTAAATCACTTTCTTTCAATCACATGACTCTCTATCGTGGGAATATCGcacattatatgaaaaatatgttatgcaatatttaatatttttatttacattacattttctagtttaattatttttgttaaaatattttttaaattcataataatttaaaataaagattaaatcaTCCTCGATTAGTTTATCAGCTGATTAAAGcgtttatttctattatatctttataatcaCTGTTTTATTGCGTTTAGctaatagtttttaattttattttaaatattgatattgcaaatttataatttgcttcttttgagtttaatataaaaccaCTTGAAAAAGTTAGCGTTCTATGAAGAAAGAATTTGAAATGCAGCATGTGTAtactttcttcaaatattcttcaatgatatttcaaatttttcgcaCATTCAGGTAAGCGACAACTTTTACTCCGTTCGAGTAATCATTTTTGTGGTCTGTACTGTGACGATGCGAATTATTTATCAGAAACTTCGTTTCTTCACTGAAAATACGCTCACTCACTCACTGGCCGATTGCATTCTAGGGGCCGACGAACCTAACAGCTCAAACCGCTTCGACTGATCTGACTTGGCATAAAGAGAGCACAAAAATATCGTGACACACTAAAaaacatttgcataaatttttcgcGATTTTTCAACGGCGCGTGTAATGACGCAGTGTGCTATCGTCGTCGTGATCGAAGCGGCGAAGAAGAGCGAACGGTGAGAAAAGGACGGGAGGGAGAAAGGCGAAGAAcgacagagagagaaaagaatgaTATATCTATATTCTACGCGTGTGTGCGTCGTATCGTTCTCGTCGAAAGACTGACCTCCCACCGACTGAAAGTCATGAATGTACGCTATACGCATTTATAAAGCCTCTCTCACTTCACTCCCATGCCGGCTCCAGATCGGAGGAGCTCCCGCAGCCGAGCTAATACCCCCTTTCGGGGAAGCCTCGCTTATCTTCAAGAGAAAGAGGCTTTCGCCTTCCTCTCTGCCATCGGTATCAACCGCGGCTAGGAAAAACGGATCCGCGCTCTTTCACATTCTCTTTCGCGTGCAACTGACAATTCTCATTCTCCACGAGCGATCGTACCGTTTGGATGAACGTATAGAGCAGAATTTATTTGGATACGCTATAATGTACTGACGCATACACTTGgattacaatatatgtatatcattgATAACGCACATCCGGATTTTTCACGACATACATGTGTactaaatttgatttttcaaatgtttaatacaatttCTTATTCCTGAGACACACATTTGTGCAAATCTATTATAAGAATCGATTCTTTGTAATATTTGCCGTATGGAATCACTGAAACCCTTGGTAATCTAAGCGTTaagaaatttcataaatttcccaaagtgtataaataaaacgcaaattaaaagaagtataaatCTTCCCAAATAAAGTGGTGCAAGCAATTTAATCTAATCTCTACTAGATCAAgatttattagattatttgCGGAACGTGACTGATTATGCGAAATGCTATCTTCGATATGAAATACGATTAGTATGTTACatgcaaagataaatatataaaaaatattgatattcttgtacatttttacattcagtaaataataataaatactctattttcttttaatgaaaatattcaaacagaaacatattataattactgaAATAGACACCATTGAAAATAATCTTGTCGAAATCTTATTTGATAAGATTTTTTCgtgcaaatgtaaaatatatcatctTGAGATTTCAAGTGAGATTATAAGAGTTATATTATAagctataaatataataaataaaaaactattaataaaaatataatttgcctTTTTTATctgacattttatatttaattatgatatttaattttaactaagAAATGTCGGACCAATAATCAGTCGCTGATAACTGGCCGACTATTGATCTTGCTGGCTACTACAGAAGCGACTGCTCTTGGTGCTGGAAATGTTTCGTGAATTGTACGATACGCGGTGCATTTCGCGAGTACACTTGTATTTTCATTCAATCATTGGAATTTCCATTCGAATGCAAAATCACCCTAGATGACGCGATCGAGATATTTCTGATTGCACAAAAAGCAGCCATGTTTCTCATACCTGGCACGTACctcgtacaattttttttaattttaggatTAAGCTAACTCATTCATACACATGACAAAGCCCATTGTCGTCGatgtattaaatgtttaaatcagctagaaaaaaatataaaactgtgctatgatgaaattattatcacgataattgaaatggaaataattaaattttttatatattttctaaataaacgATTTGAACAaacgtaaataaattatgtaatttttagaaatttaagtTATATTCACATTTACAATTGTgtattgttttacaaattaaattagacaGCTTCTGTTAATTTAATGCAAGACTTGCAGCCTCGAAAAATGATGCATGAAATTGTATCATCGCATGAAGAtgcaattgtataaaatatcgttatatttactattctattttcatcttttaattattaaatttatctgaaGCACTTTAAAGAGATGTTTTgataaatctattattaa
This DNA window, taken from Linepithema humile isolate Giens D197 chromosome 7, Lhum_UNIL_v1.0, whole genome shotgun sequence, encodes the following:
- the LOC105678102 gene encoding probable cytochrome P450 6a14 isoform X1; translated protein: MLAIVALLLHPFLLIGLVLGSLYFYLTATFDFWKCRGVPYKKPTVLVGNFGPLLLFRQSLPEGVKEMYQWFKDERFFGVFRVRSPALILRDPDLVKSICIKDFSCFPYRGIPINNEDPLNEHLFHLEGRKWKSLRSKLTPAFSSGKLKRMFYLLVECCEELQKLISASCAADRTVEVRELATKFTIDVIGSCAFGIQINALTNEESEFHKAAKKLSRPSYKATLWRMLRTAMPRLYKLLGVQVIDPSVTHFFKDVVSQVISQRESNGVRRHDFMDLLLDLKNKGAVENETGSAQICSDEDAQAAKEIELDENAIAAQAFVFFAAGYETSSNTIAFCLYELALNQEIQEKTRREIRNAIKPLGGKLTYDTVQEMKYLDMVILETLRKYPSAPLLSRKCAFKYQIPNSKVELPAGMRVIIPIYGFHHDPNYYPNPAKFDPERFTEENKRTRHPNTYLPFGEGPRNCIGMRFALLQIKIGIISFLKDHQVEICDKSIVPIKFSRRSLVTTSEKGFWLAITPVS
- the LOC105678102 gene encoding cytochrome P450 6B7-like isoform X2, which gives rise to MLAIVALLLHPFLLIGLVLGSLYFYLTATFDFWKCRGVPYKKPTVLVGNFGPLLLFRQSLPEGVKEMYQWFKDERFFGVFRVRSPALILRDPDLVKSICIKDFSCFPYRGIPINNEDPLNEHLFHLEGRKWKSLRSKLTPAFSSGKLKRMFYLLVECCEELQKLISASCAADRTVEVRELATKFTIDVIGSCAFGIQINALTNEESEFHKAAKKLSRPSYKATLWRMLRTAMPRLYKLLGVQVIDPSVTHFFKDVVSQVISQRESNGVRRHDFMDLLLDLKNKGAVENETGSAQICSDEDAQAAKEIELDENAIAAQAFVFFAAGYETSSNTIAFCLYELALNQEIQEKTRREIRNAIKPLGGKLTYDTVQEMKYLDMVILGMRFALLQIKIGIISFLKDHQVEICDKSIVPIKFSRRSLVTTSEKGFWLAITPVS